In a single window of the Coffea eugenioides isolate CCC68of chromosome 3, Ceug_1.0, whole genome shotgun sequence genome:
- the LOC113765545 gene encoding SAC3 family protein B isoform X3: MLEEGFLPKSQSDLFPQQMQSPHLPLLGNPYAEGAGPPFSEVQLSALSSNMWGDQSKSSGDLTSLLTQPVISSVSANATYDSRRKSPNKHVDSQVSKRSRSPNFSTSNGGPLEDSSHLQNSRRPSTSPPKPRLSAQYVPSGSQSRQESSTSGHLNKPEVVANKPMTLPAAKKTKLPSSSTLDQIFRETFNSPEDEINRELQAKAKRLMRFKDELTQPTENDLVSKNQSFSAKRQHPVMMEKRKLNGEDAVNMIQDSYNGHLPSDYEGLDSSGIITGLCLDMCPESERAERERKGDLDQYERLDGDRNQTSILLAVKKYNRTAEREAGMIRPMPILQRTMNYLLNLLNQPYDDMFLGLYNFLWDRMRAIRMDLRMQHIFSLGAIKMLEQMIRLHVIAMHELCEYNKGEGFSEGFDAHLNIEQMNKTSVELFQLYDDHRKKGTNVATEKEFRGYYALLKLDKHPGYKVEPAELSLDLAKMTPDMRQTQDVIFARDVARACRTGNFIAFFKLARKASYLQACLMHAHFAKLRTQALAALHSGLQNNQGIPIDHVSAWLGMEEEDIEDLLEYYGFSIKEFEVPYMVKDGPFLNADSDYPVKCSQLVNKKKSSSIVEDVSYSCLAKSSSPKEARVLELNKVVEHKPIPIQSQSIEIDNTNQAIDEEMLDYASSPKDDIKVTPTPRTSVKRKPYEDQLSPANPSLWDSSVFHSPRSQQDRIGSIQKSKFDTHFRNPLSSDIQVESRASTLHLMPKTVEKANFMLAPSDFVVQNSVAKQPIIEQFGEEQVGVNKEEMTEEVSTVNYDDEVSEAKLKLILRIWKRLSLKKRKLRVQKQLAANAALMSLSLGPPIWHPEIQSRSPGDFNIDQLMSKRLEIREKSWSRLNVSEVVAAELSGKNPDSKCLCWKILLLAEHSSYGENWRKEFSDLAAVPWLVSKLLPPTYDDDYTADLPFSSPNTSIWKKWFPSESGNEEICCLTIIKNAKLENQNEELAGASAIVFLVSELIPWELQRQWLHNVLMALPSGTSLPLLILSGSCRDTLDTSSIIKELRLHDMDQSRISNFSVAYLKSQQMGQVDGFFSDELLREGLQWLASESPSQPVLRCMKTRELVLSHLTSSLEVLDGVDGREVGPNDCISAFNDALDQTLRKVAAAVHANPASWPCPEISLLEESGVEYKAILQYLPSLGWSSAARVELLMRALSDSKLPPFEDHIFWWCTSSSNGNNIENQRSQLENCLIKYLSETSHMMGLPLASKEAGIMLQKFAQLKLDSSAYFIIPNWAMIFQRVFHWRLMDLSNDAISSAYILVQDDISPLTSGLHDRAEGSTSVPYLVRPSLDEMVAIGCDSSTKEMRGFDHGASRPCSAACYSDGHEVPKMTINDNNMEDDRGNFEQIDTSIAKRYHKANDLKNGSGSALAAKATDDADKLSELLDKCNILQSMIQEKLSIYF, translated from the exons ATGTTAGAGGAAG GTTTTCTTCCTAAAAGTCAGAGCGACTTGTTTCCACAGCAAATGCAATCACCTCATCTGCCTTTACTGGGAAACCCCTATGCTGAGGGTGCTGGCCCTCCATTTAGTGAAGTTCAACT GTCTGCTTTGTCTTCCAACATGTGGGGCGACCAGTCAAAGTCGTCGGGGGATTTGACCAGCCTGCTCACTCAACCAGTTATATCTTCTGTCTCTGCAAATGCTACTTATGATTCTAGAAGAAAGTCCCCAAACAAGCATGTGGACTCTCAGGTTTCCAAGCGAAGCAGGTCGCCAAATTTTTCCACCAGTAATGGTGGCCCCTTAGAGGATTCTTCTCACCTTCAAAATTCCCGGAG GCCTTCTACATCACCTCCCAAACCAAGGCTGAGTGCTCAGTATGTGCCTTCTGGTTCTCAAAGTCGTCAAGAATCTTCAACATCAGGGCACCTCAATAAACCAGAAGTAGTTGCAAATAAGCCTATGACCTTACCAGCTGCCAAAAAAACCAAATTGCCTTCCTCATCAACATTAGATCAAATCTTTCGGGAAACTTTCAATTCCCCGGAGGATGAGATAAATCG AGAGTTGCAAGCCAAAGCAAAGCGGTTGATGCGATTCAAGGATGAATTGACACAACCAACGGAAAATGATCtagtttccaaaaatcaaagcTTTTCTGCGAAAAGACAGCATCCAGTTATGATGGAGAAGCGGAAGTTAAATGGGGAAGATGCAGTTAATATGATACAGGATTCCTATAATGGTCATCTCCCTTCTGATTATGAAGGCCTGGATTCATCTGGAATTATAACTGGATTGTGTCTTGATATGTGCCCAG AGTCAGAGAGAGcagaaagagaaaggaaaggagATCTTGATCAGTATGAACGCTTGGATGGGGATAGAAATCAAACTAGCATATTGCTTGCTGTTAAAAAG TACAACAGGACAGCTGAGAGGGAAGCTGGAATGATACGACCTATGCCAATCTTGCAAAGGACGATGAATTATCTTTTAAATTTGCTGAATCAGCCTTATGATGATATGTTTCTTGGCTTGTACAATTTCTTATGGGATAGGATGCGGGCCATACGTATGGACCTGAGGATGCAGCATATTTTCAGCCTGGGAGCTATTAAGATGCTGGAGCAAATG ATAAGACTTCATGTAATAGCCATGCATGAGTTATGTGAATATAATAAAGGAGAGGGATTTTCTGAAGGATTTGATGCACATCTTAATATAGAACAGATGAACAAAACGTCGGTTGAATTATTCCAATTGTATGACGATCACAGGAAGAAAGGGACAAATGTAGCTACTGAAAAAGAATTCAGAGGTTATTATGCACTTCTCAAGCTTGATAAACATCCAGGATACAAA GTTGAACCTGCAGAGCTTTCTCTTGATCTAGCGAAGATGACACCAGATATGCGGCAAACTCAAGATGTAATATTTGCTCGTGATGTAGCAAG AGCCTGCAGAACAGGCAACTTCATTGCCTTCTTTAAGCTTGCACGGAAAGCTAGCTATCTTCAGGCATGTTTAATGCATGCACATTTTGCAAAG TTACGAACCCAGGCACTCGCTGCTTTACATAGTGGTCTGCAGAACAACCAAGGAATTCCAATAGATCATGTCTCTGCATGGCTTGGCATGGAG GAAGAGGACATAGAAGATCTTCTTGAGTACTATGGGTTCTCTATAAAGGAGTTTGAAGTACCATATATGGTTAAGGATGGTCCATTTCTGAATGCTGACAGTGACTATCCTGTCAAGTGTTCACAACTTGTTAATAAGAAAAAGTCTAGCTCCATTGTTGAGGATGTCTCATATTCTTGTCTAGCCAAATCATCTTCTCCTAAAGAAGCTAGAGTACTCGAGTTGAATAAGGTTGTCGAGCATAAACCGATCCCCATCCAATCTCAGTCTATTGAGATTGACAACACTAACCAGGCAATTGATGAGGAAATGCTTGATTATGCCTCATCACCTAAAGATGACATCAAAGTGACACCTACCCCTAGAACATCAGTCAAAAGGAAACCATACGAGGATCAGTTATCTCCTGCAAACCCTTCTTTGTGGGATTCCTCTGTCTTTCATTCCCCTAGATCACAGCAAGATAGAATTGGAAGTATACAGAAGTCAAAATTTGACACCCACTTCAGAAATCCTCTCAGCAGTGACATACAGGTTGAATCAAGAGCATCAACGTTGCACCTTATGCCTAAGACAGTGGAGAAAGCAAACTTCATGCTAGCACCAAGTGACTTTGTTGTACAAAATTCAGTAGCAAAGCAGCCAATAATAGAACAATTTGGAGAAGAGCAGGTTGGTGTTAACAAAGAAGAAATGACTGAGGAAGTGTCTACAGTAAATTATGATGATGAAGTTTCTGAAGCAAAACTTAAGCTGATTTTGAG GATTTggaagcgcctttctttaaaaaaaagaaaattgcgtGTGCAGAAACAGCTAGCAGCAAATGCTGCTTTGATGTCCTTATCATTGGGGCCTCCTATTTGGCACCCAGAAATA CAATCAAGATCTCCTGGTGATTTTAACATTGACCAGCTTATGAGCAAGAGACTTGAAATTCGAGAAAAGTCGTGGTCAAGGTTGAATGTTTCAGAAGTGGTAGCAGCTGAACTTAGTGGAAAAAATCCAGATAGTAAATGCCTTTGTTGGAAAATTCTTTTACTGGCTGAGCACAGTTCCTAtggtgaaaattggagaaaGGAGTTCTCTGATTTGGCTGCAGTCCCCTGGCTGGTTTCTAAGCTTTTGCCTCCCACATATGATGACGACTATACTGCCGATTTGCCTTTTTCATCTCCCAATACGTCAATATGGAAAAAGTGGTTTCCAAGTGAATCTGGCAACGAGGAGATCTGTTGTTTGACAATAATTAAGAATGCCAAATTAGAGAACCAGAATGAGGAACTTGCTGGTGCAAGTGCAATTGTCTTTCTTGTGTCAGAATTAATCCCCTGGGAGTTGCAAAGACAATGGCTTCATAACGTTCTGATGGCTTTACCTTCTGGTACAAGCTTGCCTCTGTTAATCTTAAGTGGTTCATGCAGGGATACTTTAGACACTTCCTCAATAATCAAAGAGTTGAGGCTTCATGACATGGACCAATCTCGTATCAGTAACTTTTCTGTTGCTTATCTTAAAAGCCAACAAATGGGTCAGGTTGATGGATTTTTTAGTGATGAGCTGTTGAGGGAAGGGTTACAGTGGCTAGCAAGTGAATCACCCTCTCAACCTGTACTTCGCTGCATGAAAACACGTGAATTGGTACTCTCTCACTTGACTTCTTCATTAGAGGTTCTTGATGGCGTGGATGGTCGTGAAGTGGGCCCAAATGACTGTATTTCTGCTTTCAATGATGCCCTGGACCAAACTTTGAGGAAAGTAGCTGCTGCTGTTCATGCAAATCCTGCCTCTTGGCCCTGTCCTGAAATTTCTTTGCTGGAGGAGTCTGGTGTTGAGTACAAAGCAATTTTACAGTATTTGCCAAGCTTAGGGTGGAGCTCAGCTGCAAGAGTAGAACTGCTTATGCGTGCATTAAGTGATTCTAAGCTTCCGCCTTTTGAGGATCATATCTTTTGGTGGTGTACAAGTTCTAGTAACGGTAACAACATTGAGAACCAGAGGTCACAGCTGGAAAATTGCTTAATCAAGTATTTAAGTGAAACAAGTCATATGATGGGATTGCCATTGGCATCAAAGGAGGCAGGCATTATGCTACAAAAGTTTGCTCAACTCAAGCTGGATAGTTCAGCTTATTTTATTATACCAAACTGGGCTATGATTTTCCAGCGTGTGTTTCATTGGCGGTTAATGGATTTGTCCAATGATGCAATTTCTTCAGCATATATCTTGGTCCAAGATGACATTTCCCCGTTAACTTCTGGATTGCATGATAGAGCAGAAGGTAGTACGTCAGTGCCTTACTTGGTCCGTCCTTCTCTTGATGAAATGGTTGCCATTGGCTGTGATTCTTCAACCAAAGAAATGCGCGGTTTTGATCACGGAGCTTCGCGGCCGTGTTCAGCGGCGTGCTATTCAGATGGGCATGAAGTTCCGAAAATGACTATTAATGACAACAACATGGAGGATGATAGAGGGAATTTTGAGCAAATCGACACATCAATTGCGAAACGATATCATAAAGCCAATGATTTGAAGAATGGTAGCGGATCCGCTTTGGCTGCCAAGGCCACAGATGACGCAGACAAATTAAGTGAACTGTTGGACAAGTGCAATATACTGCAGAGCATGATACAAGAGAAGTTATCAATCTACTTCTAG